In Caldicellulosiruptor morganii, the following proteins share a genomic window:
- a CDS encoding sigma-70 family RNA polymerase sigma factor: MDEKELVEKAKNDKKYFEKLYEMYFDKIYSYIYYKTFNHPITEDLTSETFMKVLKSLNKFEYRENHSFSAWIFKIAQNVVNDYYRSKKEYVDIEKITNNLSIKTPEDELFEKMDRDSLRKALSKLTKDQQEVVILRYGANMKLNEIAKIKNKSDVAIRALFFRAIHSLKEMLLKEVHESE; this comes from the coding sequence ATGGATGAAAAAGAATTGGTTGAAAAAGCCAAGAATGATAAGAAATATTTTGAAAAGCTGTATGAGATGTACTTTGATAAAATATACTCTTACATATACTACAAAACATTTAATCATCCAATAACAGAGGATCTGACCAGTGAGACATTTATGAAAGTTTTAAAATCGCTGAACAAATTTGAATACAGAGAAAACCACTCTTTCTCAGCATGGATATTCAAAATTGCTCAGAATGTGGTAAATGATTATTACAGATCTAAAAAGGAGTATGTAGATATAGAGAAAATAACAAACAATCTGAGCATTAAAACACCCGAGGATGAACTTTTTGAGAAAATGGACAGAGACAGTTTGAGAAAAGCACTGTCCAAACTTACAAAAGATCAGCAGGAGGTTGTAATATTGCGTTATGGTGCGAACATGAAACTGAACGAAATAGCAAAGATTAAAAACAAGTCAGATGTTGCGATAAGAGCTCTATTTTTCAGGGCTATCCATTCTTTAAAGGAAATGCTTTTAAAAGAGGTGCATGAAAGTGAATGA